The DNA window GGCGCGAAATCCATCGCGGAGATCAACGCCGGATCGCTGGTCAGAAACGCCTGACTCACAGCGGCTGCACGCCCTCCGGGTAGGCGTTGTAGCTCATCTTGCTGATGAAGGCCCCGGCCGGTGAAACCAGCACCCGGCCGGCGGCGTCCAGCCCGAGGAAGGTGCCGGTGCAGCGCCCGGAGATAAAGTCGAAGAAGAACACCGAGCACACCGGGATAATCTTTTCCCGGAAGGTGAACAGGAACATCTCCTCCTCAAACTTGTAGTAGGTGGCATAGTCCATATCGCCGTGGCCGAACTGTTCGCCGCGCAGGTTTTGCCAGGCGTAGCGCTCGGTGTTGACATAGAAGTGCTCGTAGTAATGGTTGGGGCTGTAGACGTTCAGCGTGCGATAGCCGATCAGCTCGCGGGTCAGATGCGGCGCGATGCCGCCCGGCGTGACGCCTGCGATCAGCCCAACGTGGAAGCTTTGCTTGAGGCGAGACCCCTTTTCTACCGCGTGTTCAGGCAGCAACGTGCTGCGCACCAGCAGCGCCCGGCCGCTGTCGCGATTGAGCACCAGCGTCAGGCATTCGTTGCCCGGCGACTGCAGCGGAATATTGAAGAAATAGCGTGCTGCGGAGGTTTGCACCTCTTCGTAAGCGTCCTCGCCGCTCTCCCCACCCCAGGCCCACAGTACCCGCTGCCGATCGGCGCTGAAACGCAGCGTGATGTCCCCGCCGTCGTCAAAGGCGATCTGCAGCGTTTTGCCCCGCCAGTCCTGGGTGCCCGGCAGGCGGTTAGTGTCGATACCGCGCGCGAAATCGTCGTAATTCTTCCAGTCCGGCTCGGCATTTTGATTCAGTACGGATTGTTCTGCTGACATCTTCGCTCTCCTTGATTGAATGGGATGAAAACCGCCTTAAACGTCGGCGACACTCGCCGGTTTCACCGCTCTGCGGCTCACCACCGCGGGGGCGGTTTCATCGAGAAAACAACTCAGTACGCCCGCGCACACGGCGCCGGCGGCCGCCAGCCACATCACGCTGACCAGCCCGTAGCGATCGGCGATCAGCCCGGCGATAAACGGCGCCAGACAGCCGCCAATCACCTCGCCAATCCCCATCACCAGCCCCAACGCGGTGGCGATGCGGGCCGGCGATACCGTTTCCGACGGGATGGTGGCCATAAACAGCGTGAAGCAGCCAAGGCCGGTATAAGACAGGAACACCAGCACGCCCAGCAGCCACGGGTTATCGACGTAGCTCAGAAACAGCGGGCAGCACACCGCCAGCAGCGAAAAGAAGATCAGCGTCGGCTTGCGGCCGAGGCGATCGGAGATCGCCGGCACCGCCACGCCCCAGAACACCCAGGCGGCGCCGATGGCGCTCATGATGCCGCCCATCGTGCCTTCGCCGAAGCCGCGGTCGGTCACCAAAAAGTTGGGGGTGAAGGTAATGATGATCATGAACCAGGTGACGAACACACAGGAGATCAGAATGCACAGCGCCACGTTCTTGATTTTAAAAAGCTCGCCGTAAGCGGCTTTGTTCGCCGCCTTGCCGGCCGCCGGCGCGGCGCTGAAAGCGGGATCCTTCTTGCCGTTCACATAGCGATAGATCAGCCACGCCAGAATGATGCCCGGCACGGCGGTCAGGTGAAACGCCATGCTCCAGCCCCATTTCTGTGCCAGATAGATGATCAGCGGCGGCGCGATAATGCCGCCCAGCAGCCCCGGCGCCGCACCCTGAATCAATCCCATGTTGAAACCGCGGTGCTGCGGCTGCGATTTTTCCACCATCAGCGACTGTGCGATCGGCAATACCGGCCCTTCGGCAATCCCCATCAGCGCCCGGAAGATCAATAGCATGGCAAACCCGCTGACCAGCCCCGACAGCGCGGAAAACAGCGAAAACACCAGGATCGACAGGATCAGCATCGGTTTACGGATATTAAAGCGATCGGCTATCGCCCCCAGCCCCGCCCCAGACAGCGCCCAAGTCAATGCCAGCACCGCCGACAACGTACCAAGATGCACGTTGCTCAGCTTCAAATCGGCGGCAATCATCGGAAACAGAAAAGAGATGGTCAGACGATCGACGAATACGCAGCCGAAGACGAAAAATAAAATAATCAGCAACCGGTTCTCTTCACTTAATGCACGGCGAGGCCCTGGCGATGTATTCATAGCGTCATTTGTCCATAAGTTAACTTATGAATGGCGAGCGGCCATGGCATAAGTCGGTTAAGCGCTCGGCCAAGAGAGATAATGGCCATCGGTCACGACAATAACTCATTAACATATTAACGATATAAACTTATCTCAAGCTACGGGCATGTCAAACAGCCGTTGAAAACGGCGACGGAGAGGCGATTCAGGTATTTTTCACAGAACGCGAATGACATGAAAATAAATCAACATTATGTTTTTAATGATTTAAATAAAATTAACAGGCACTTTTTAATTTTATCTAAAAAGCCAAAGCATCGTGATTTATAAACAGGTTAATAAATAAAACTTAATCCCTTCTTATAAATGGACGACATTTCCCTTTTCATCGGCCGCATTGCCCCACCCGCTTTATTATTTGAATCCGTTTGCTTTATCACGGTTATGGCGCGAACGATTAACTCTATTGTGTTAATCAATAATCACGCCATGACATTATCAATGCTGAATAATAATAAAAGCACAGGCCGTGACCGGAATCACAAACAGAACGCCCTTTAACGCCCTGTGAATGGGTTATTACCGGCGCGGCTAGCTTATGCCAACTCGATCCAACCCCGGATGAAAAAACGGCGGCATGATAAGCGGCAGGTAACCAGCAAGGAGATGAACATGACGACAGCACTGACAAAAGCCGGTTTCTGGCGCAAAACCGCCGACTCTTCATCGCTGCGTGAGCCACGCGTGCTGATTCGGGTCTACGTTGGCGAAGGCGAAATCGATCGCGCCATCGCGTTTTACGAGCAGCTGCACGGCGTAACGGCGGACATGCGCTTCGATTTTCCCGAGCATCGGTTGGTACTGGCTGCGGTGGGACCGTTTCTGATCCTGGAAGGGGCGGAAGAGCAGTTGCGCCCTTTCCGCAGCACCGTCGGCACGCTGCTGGTCGATGACATTTATCCCTACCACCAGCGGCTGCTGGCCGCCGGGGCCGAGATCTTCTTCGGCCCGGTGGAGGTGCCCACCGGCGCCTGTTTCAATGCGCGCCTGCCGGACGGCACGACTGTCGAGTACGTGCATCACCGGCCGCGCGCAGACGAATAAACCGCCTCAGGGCAGCACCGGCTTCATGGCGTAACGGCACAGATCCTTGCGCAGGCTGACCATGTACAGCACGATCACCGCCGAGAACGGCAGGCCGCACAGCACCACCGCGGTCTGCATCGCGCTGAAACTGCCGGCGTACAGCAACCCGGCGCACACCAACGTGGTGACCGCCGCCCAGAACACCCGCAGCCAGGCCGGCGCGTCATCATGGGCGGAACCGCCCTGGCAGGAGAGGTTCGCTATCATCAGCGTGCCGGAATCGACCGGCGTCAGGAACAGCACGAAACTGATCACCACCACGAAACCGGCAGTCAGTTGGGTATAGGGCAGGTATTCGAACAGCTTGAACACCGCCATCGGCGGATCGCTTTGCGCCACCTGTCCCAGGATCGCCTGCCCGCCTTCCAGCACCAGACTGATGGCGGTATTGCCGAAGATCGACAGCCACGCCAGCGTGAAACCCAGTGGGATCAGCAGCACGCCAAAAATCAGTTCGCGAATGGTGCGCCCTTTGGAAATGCGCGCGATAAACAGCCCGACGAACGGCGCCCACGCCACCCACCAGGCCCAATAGAACAGCGTCCAGGCGCCCTGCCACTGGCGCGCCTTGCCGTACAGATACATATCGAAGCTGCGGCTGACCAGCGAGGTCAGATAATCGCCGAGGTTTTGCAACATGCCGTTCAGCAGATTCAGCGTCGGCCCGGCCAGAAACACGAACAGCAGCAGCAGGCACAGGAAGCCGACGTTGATGTTCGACAACATGGCGATGCCCTTCTCGACGCCGGTGACCGCCGCCAGCGTGGCCACCACCATCATCACCACGATCAGCGCCAGCAGCACGCCGGTGCTTTGCGGAATATCGAACAGATAAAACAGCCCCGAGTTCACCAGCAGCGCGCCGATCCCCAGGTTGGTTACCATCGAGATCACCGTCACCAGAATGCCGAAACTGTCCACCAGATGACCAACGCCGCCGTGGATGCGTTCACCGAAGATCGGGTATAACGCAGAGCGCAGCGCCAACGGCAGGCCGCGGCAATAGGCGAAATAGGCCAGCGCGGTGGCGATCAGCGCATACAGCGCCCAGCCATGCAGCCCCCAGTGCAAAAAGGTCAACGCCATCGCCTGTCGCGCCGCCTGCACGGTGCCGCCGCTGCCTTCCGGTGGCGACAGGAAGTGATCCAGCGGTTCATAAGCGCCGTAGTACACCAGCGCAATGCCGATGCCCGACGAGAACAGCATCGCCACCCACGAGGGATAGCTGAACTGCGGCGGCTCGTCATCCTGGCTGAGGCGAATATGGCCGAAGCGCGACAGCGCCAGCCAGAAGACGAATGCCATACAGGCGACCATCAACAGCATGTAGTACCAACCGAACACGTCGGCGACCCAGCTTTGTGCGGCGTTCAGCCACAGTTTGCTGGCGGAGGGAAACAGCACGACCAGCGATCCCAATAGCAGGATCACCGCCGCCGAGCCGAAAAATACCGGAGCATTCAATCTGACAGGTTCTTCGTCAAGCGATGGAGGAGTTTTTGTTGTCATTGGCAGGCTTCCATGGTGCGAAAGACAGACGATTTCAATGCAACCTTCAGTTAACATTTTATCGTCATTTATTTGACATTTTTGCAGCATATAGAGTATTGATTGACCGTTCAATCAATCAAATCCAAAGTGTGATTGGCCTATCAGTTGGGGAAAATATGTACCGCAGAGATATTCCGGAACAGCGTAAGGAGCAGCTGATTAACGCCGCCTTCGAGACCATTAACGTCGTCGGGCTGGCCGGCGTCACCCTGTCTCAGGTGGCGAAAGAAGCCGGGCTGTCGACCGGCATCGTCAGCCACTATTTTGGCGATAAAGAGGGATTGCTGAGCGCCACCATGCGCAAAATCCTGCGCGATCTGCGCGACGCGGTGGCCGAATGCCGCGCGCAGGCGGCGAGCGACAGCCAGTCACAGCTGTTCGCCATTATCCAGGGCAACTTCCACCCCAGCCAAACCAACGCCGTGTCCATGCGCGCCTGGCTCGACTTCTGGGCCGCCAGCATGCACCAGCCGGTGCTGCGCCGCCTGCAGCGCGCCAACGATCGGCGGCTCTATTCCAATATTTGCTATCAGTTTCGCCGCGAGCTGCCGTTACGCCAGGCGCGTGATGCCGCACGTGGGCTGGCGGCAATGATCGATGGACTTTGGCTACGCGGTAGCCTGGCCGGTGATGAGACCGACCTGAAGCAGGACTGCCGCATCGCCTGCGACTACGTGGCACAGCGGCTCAATGCCGCGCAGCCGCTGGGGTGAACGCCCTCGTCAGCGCGATTCCTGCTCTTCGCTGTACTGGGTTTGCCACATCGCGGCGTAGCGGCCGTTCGCGGCCAGCAGCGCCTCGTGCCCCCCGCGCTCGACGATCTCCCCCGCCTCCAGCACGATGATCTCATCGGCGTCCACCACCGTGGAGAGCCGGTGGGCGATCACCAGCGTGGTGTGGTTGCGGCTCACCTCGCGCAGGTGCCCCTGGATTTCGCGTTCGGTCTGGGTATCCAGCGCGCTGGTCGCCTCGTCGAACACCAGGATGGCCGGATTTTTCAGAATGGTGCGCGCGATCGCCACCCGCTGCTTTTCACCGCCCGACAGCTTCAGCCCGCGCTCGCCGACCCGGGTGTCGTAACCGTCTGGCAGACCGACGATAAAATCATGGATATGCGCCAGCCGCGCCGCCCGCTCGATTTCTTCATCGCTGGAGCCGGTTTTGCCGTAGCCGATGTTGTAGCGCAGCGTATCGTTGAACAGCACCGTATCCTGCGGCACGATGCCGATCGCCTGCCGCAGGCTGGCCTGGGTCAGTTGGCGAATGTCCTGGCCGTCGAGGGTAATGGCGCCGCTCTGCACGTCGTAGAAGCGGAACAGCAGCCGCGACAGCGTGGACTTGCCCGCGCCGGAGGCGCCGACCACCGCCACCGTGTGGCCCGCCGGAATGGTAAAACTCACCTGCTTGAGGATCGGCCGGCGCGTGTCGTAACCGAAGCTGACCGCATCGAACCGCACTTCGCCGCGATCGAGGCGCAGCGGCTGCGCATCCGGGCTATCGACGATTTCACGCTTTTCCTGCAGCAGATCGAACATGTTCTCCATGTCGATCAGCGCCTGGCGCACCTCGGAATAAATAAAGCCGAAGAAGTTCAGCGGCTGATACAGCTGCAGCAGATAGGCGTTGACCAGCACGAAGTCGCCGACCGTCATCGTCCCCTGCGTAATACCCTGCGCCGCCATGGCCATCATCACGATCAGCCCGATCGAAATAATGGCAGTTTGCCCCAGGTTGATCGCCGTAAAACTGAATTGGTTCTTGATGGCGGCGTATTCGTACAGCCGGCGCGACAGGTCGAAACGCTCGGCCTCGAACTCTTCATTGCCGAAGTACTTCACGGTCTCATAGTTCAGCAGGCTGTCGATGGATTTGCTGTTGGCATCGGCGTTGGCCTTGTTGAGCTCGCGGCGAAAGCGGGTGCGCCAGCTGACCGCCAGCACGGTAAACAGGATGTAGCAGCCGACCGTCGTCAGGATCGCCAGCGCGAACCAGCCGTTCAGCATATGCCACATGATCGCCGTGACCAGCGAGAGTTCGAACAGGATCGGCACGATGGAGAACAGCAAGCGCGACAGCACCGTGGCCACCGCCTGGGTGCCGCGCTCGATGGACAACGACAGCCCGCCGGTCTGGCGCTCCAGATGGAAGCGCAGGCTCAGCGCATGCAGCTGGCGAAACACCCGCACGCCCAGCAGGCGCGTGGCATTCTGGCTGACGTGAATGAACATCACGTTGCGCAATTCCTCAAACAGCGCGCCGCCCACCCGCGCTACGCCATAGGCGACGATCAGCCCCAGCGGCACCGCCAGCATTTTCGCCGTCTCGCCGCTCAGCGCATCGACCATCGCTTTGTAGGCCAGCGGCACCAGCGTGGTGCTGACCTTGGCCGCCACCATGAATACGAAGGCCACCACCAGATACCCCCGCAGGCGCGGGTTGTCTTTCGGCCACAGGTAGGGCAGCAGGAATTTCAGCAAACGGGAACGATCCATCATGTAATATTCATCTTCTCGGTCGGGATCGCGGCACACGGCCGCGCGGGGGTTATGAGTTTGGCCTGGCCGGCGGCGAACGCCGCAGCCATCCCGTTGTCCTGCGGCGGCAACTCAGCATCATCCGTCAGGAGAAGCGGCGGCGGCTCGGGCAAAGTTCAGGCATGGAGGAGACAATCACATGACCCAGACGTATGCAAAGCGCTTTGCGCAGGTCTTTGACTATATCGACCGCCACCTGGACGAGGCGCTCACCGTCGAAAAACTGAGCGAAGTGGCCCACTTTTCGCGCTTTCATTTTCAACGCCAGTTTAGCGCGTATTGCGGCATCTCGGTGTGGCGTTATATCCAATGGATGAGGCTCAAACGCGCCTCGTACCGCCTGGCGTATAACCCACTGGAGCCAGTGATTGACATCGCGCTGGACGCCGGTTTTCAAAACCCGGAGTCCTTCAGCCGCGCCTTCAAACAGGCGTTCAGCCAAACGCCAAGCCAGTTTCGCAAACGGCCGGCCTGGATCGATTGGCAGCAGCGCTTTCCCGAGCCGAAACACAAAAGGAAACAACCCATGAAGGTAGACATTGTCGACTTCCCGGCCACGCCGGTGGCGATGATCGAACATCGCGGCCCGTCCGCGCTGGTCAACGAAACCGCCGCGCGCTTTATCGAGTGGCGCAAAACCAGCGGCCTGTCGCCGGTCAGAAGCAGCCGCACTTTCGGCATCGCACCGCACGATCCGGCTACCACCGAAGCGCAGGACTTCCGCTTCTTCATTTGCGGCGAGGTCACGGCGCCGATCCCCGAGGACAACGCCTTTGGCGTGGTGAACAGCACGCTGCCGACCGGGCGCTGCGCGCTGCTGCGCCATCACGGCTCGCTGGATGGGCTCTCGGAAAGTGCCCATTATCTGTACCGCGAGTGGTTGCCGGCCAGCGGCGAGGAGCTGCGCGATTTTCCGCTCTATTTCCACTACCACAACTTCGTGCACGAGGTGGCGGAATATGAACTGGTGACCGATCTTTACCTGCCGCTGAAGTAACTGACATCTGGCTCCGCAAGGAGCCAGATTGACGTTAACAGGACGGCGACGAACCTTGCGGCGGCAGATAACGCTGCGGATCGAGCGCGGTAGCGCGGTAGCGGATCTGGAAGTGCAGGAACACCGAATCGGTGCCGGTGCTGCCCATGGTGCCGATCTTCTGCCCCGCCTTCACATCCTGGCCGTTGCGCACCAGCGTGGTGTCGTTGTGCGCATAGGCGGTAATAAAGTCTTCGCCGTGCTTAATCATGATCAGGTTGCCGTAGCCGCGCAGCTGGTTGCCGACGTACACCACTTTGCCCTTGGCGGAAGCGTAGATCGGCTGGCCGCGTTTGCCGGCGATGTCGATGCCCTTGTTGCCGCCATCTGAATTGGAGTAGGCCTGCACGATCCGACCGCTGGTCGGCCAACGCCAACAGCGGGCTGCGCCCGGCGGCGGCGTTTGCTTGGCGATCGCGGCGGAAGACGCTTTACGGCGCGTGGCGGCGGTTTTGGTCGGCGCGCTGCCGCTCAGCCGCAGTTTCTGCCCCACTTCCAGGCTATAAGGCGGGCGTATCTTGTTGATTCTGGCCAGATCGCTGACTTCGCTGTCGGTGATCCAGGCGATGTAGTACAGCGTATCGCCCCGTTTGACGGTGTAGGACTTGCCGGTGTAGCTGCCCTTCGGCAGTTTATCGTAGTCGCGGTTGTAGGTGTTTTTACCCGAACACCCGGCCAACAACAGCCCCAATGTCAGACACACCGCGATGCGGCGCCACCCAGCCCATTTGCTTCCTGTGCTCAAATCCAGTCCTCAGTCGTCGTTTCGGTTCTGATACGCGTCAGCCGCACAGTGTAACATTTGCGCCGGGTCAGTCAAAAACCCCCAGACGGTCTATGCTAAACAGGTAAGGATGACTGATTAATTACCCAACGACGAAATGGAGTACTGTCATGTTGAACCTCGACCGCAATAATCTGCCCCTCCTGAGTGAAGAACTGCTCAAAAAGCAACGCACCACCCTGCTGATCATCGCCTTCCTGCTGCTGGCGGGCGGCATCCTGTGCCTGGTCAATCCTTTTGCCTCCGGCGCAGCGCTGAGCATCGTGGTCGGCATCCTGCTGCTGTTGAGCGGCGCCGGGCTGATTATCGCCATGATCGCTAACCGGGCGCAGAATACCTGGCCGATGATCGGCGGCATTTTGCTGGGCGTGGCCTACCTGATTATCGGCTATGTGTTCATCACCAGCCCGCTGGCGGGCATTCTGGCGCTGGCGGTGTACCTCGCCGTACTGTTCGCGCTCGGCGGCATCGCGCGCCTGGCAGCGGGCTACATGCGCCGCGGGCTGCCGGGCAACTGGCTGCAGTTCGTTATCGGCGTGCTCGACTTGATCATCGCCTGGATGCTGATCGGCTCAGGCCCGGCGGCGTCGGTCACACTAGTGACGGCGATCGTCGGCATCGAGATGCTGGTCAGCTCCTTTGCGCTGTTCCAGGCGGCGAATCTGTTTAAACGCGCCTGACCCTACCGGCCCGCCGCCGCGGGCCCCATCGCTTTCGTTGTTTCCAGACAAAACAAGGCGATACCCCCTCTGCTTGTCCGTGGTTATCTTCATCGGTAAGTGCCAATATAAGACGGAGACAAGGGAGCAAAAGCCGATGACCACCCATTCCAACCCGCTGAACTCACGGGAAGTTTGCCTGCAATTACGCCACTTCAATCAGGTAATCGGGCAACAATGTCGCAATATGGCGCGCCAAAAAGCCACCTGCCCGTGCTGCCTGGCGGACATTGCCACCGGCTGCGACGCCGGTATCAAACTGTGCGGGCAGCAGCTAGCCAAACCCAGCCCGCAAACCCCGTTATTCCAGCAGATCCGCAACTTGCTGCTCGATCTGCGCGCCGAAGCGAAAGGGGTTCGCCGAATCGAGACGCTTAATCGCACCAACAATGAAATATCCTGGCTGTTGCGCGAGCTGTATTTCGAGACGTTCTGACTCCGCCTTTGTCGGGGCCGCTAAAGCGCCAGGCTGTAGTAATGCTCTTCCTTTTCAATCTTGCCGGTGAAGCGAAAGCCGTAGGCGAGATACAGGCTTTTGGCGACGAGATTATGCTCATCAATCATTAACGTCACCTGCTCTACGCCGTGCAGCCTGAAATGCGCGAGTATCGCGGCGAAGCTCTCACGCCCCAACCCCTGCCCCATAAACTTATGGTCAAGCATATAGCGACACAGCTCAGCCTCATGCGGGTTATGCGGCCAGCGCTTGTACATGAAAAAACCGATGAGTTCGCCGTCGCGGTAGAGCGCGCGGGGCTGGCATTCCGGAAAAAACGCCGCCTCGGAAATGGAGATGGCGTTACAGCAAATAAACGCCTCAAACACGGTGCCAACACCGTCTTGATTCGACGTCAGTTCGCACACGTCAAACAGGTTGTCGCGGTTAATCTCGCGTATTTCAATCATAACGACATCTCGGTGGGGTAAGCGGGAGGAGCCTGCTTAAAAGCGACTGGCGGAAGGAATGGCAGCCGGCGCGATGTTAACCGGCAGCAGCGGTTTTCGGCAACACAAAATCAACCCGTCGATTCTTGGCCCGGCCCGTGGGCGTGTCGTTGGACGCCACCGGCTCAACCTCACCTTTTCCCTGCTCACTCAGGCGAGATTTCTCTACGCCATGTGCGATCAGCCAGGCAGCCACCGCACGCGCGCGTCGCAGCGACAGATCCTGATTATATTTATCGCTGCCCACCGCATCGGTATGCCCCTCGATCACCACCTTCCCTACCGGTTCGGCAGCGATAAATTGCGCTACCTGTTGCAGCGCAGGCTCCGCTTTAGCGGCAATCGCATCGCTGTCGAAGGCGAACAGCACATCGCTGCGCATCGATAACGTGACGGTATTTTTGCTGTTTCTGACGGAAATGTCGGCGGATTGTTTAGCCAGATCCGCGGCCTTACTTTGCAGATCAAGGACGCCGGCATTCAGCTCCGAGGGCAACCCCACCAAATCCAGCCGGGTAGCCTTGAGATCGAGTATCACCGGTTTCCCTACCGATACCGGCTCTCCGCCGTCAGCCCATGAACCGAATGACACCAGCCCAAGGGCTAGCACCCCGCCCACGCAGGCGGCTTTCCTGAGGCCGTTCATCGCTCAACGATCCGTAATGACTATCGGCCCGAGCGGCTCGACGTTGGCGATCGTCAGGTACACCTCCTTCACGTCAGGTGGAGGCGCGGGGAAGCTGCCAAACCAGGTGGCGACATAGGGAATGCCTGAGCTTGAGCTGAATGACACGCTGGGAGAAGTCAGTGGGACATTATTGCTATCGGTAAGCAGCAGGTATTTTTTATTACCCACCAGAAGATAGAAGGATTTCTCAAGACTGCTTTTATCCAAACTGCTATACAAGCCTTGTCCGTTAAGGTTGTCTTTCAACCCTTTGAAACGCACCTTGATGGTCAGGATTTCACCGTGGCGCACGGCCTCGGTCACTTGCGCTTCGGCCACGCCGCTGCTGACGATCCCGGTAGCCAACGGTGTCACGGGAGCATCCTCCGCGAACGCCATGCCGGGGAACATTATCGAAGCAAACAGACAGGAAATGACGAATTCTCTGACATGCTGCATGATCGGAGTCCTTATTCAGGGGGAATGGAAGATTGTTCTTTCAATAATCTGCCAATTCCGCTGCGGTCACTCTGTCCCGGAATTATAGTAAAGCCCCCCATATTCATGAGAGTTATCCCTGAAAGCGTAACCTTGGTCACGTTATGCTTCCGCATGAATTCTCATCCGTTAGCGCTTATTTTGCTGAATGACCTGCTTCATACCGGCATTCCCTTCTGCTCATCCTCTCTGCTGTTCACGCCACTTTACGACCGCCGTCACACCTCGCCACCGCCAAATTGCGTTGGTTATAGAGTCGTCTACAATTCAATCGAATTACCCCCTACAACATCAGAAATTATTATTATTAGAGGTGATTATGTTACAGAAACACGAAAACGTAATAAGTATGACTGTACTAAGCCCGCAAGCCACCCAACAACTGATGCCTTCGTTTTCCTCCTTGCCCCACACGCAACACGCCGACGGAAAATATCGCCTGCGCCGTTATTCGGTCGTCAAATACCTCAACCCCAACGTCGCCGAAGTGGGGCCGCGCACCTTCATGCAGTCCGATCAGATCAACCACTTCCAGGGCAACGTGGTGCGCCGCTTCGAGCCTATCGACAGCGCCGTACTGCAGAGCGCCGGCATGGCGGAGATGTGCAACCTGTTTGCAGAAAGCAACGAACTGCCGGAAGGCGCCGAGATAGAGATCCACCAGATGCGCGTGGTCGCCATCGAGAAAGACACCCAGGTGGCGCCGGAAGGCATTCACCAAGATGGCTTCGACCATATCGCCATGATCGCCATTCACCGGCACAACATCGTCGGCGGTGAAATCATGCTGTACGACGACAGCCATCACGATCCCTTCTTTAAAAAAGCGCTGGCGGACGGTGAAGCCGTGCTGCTGGCGGACAGCAAACTGTGGCACAACGCTACGCCGATCAACGCCGTAAGCCCAGCTGAAGAGGGCCATTTGGATCTCTTCGTCCTCACCGCACGGGGAGAGAAAGCATGACCTTTACGCCCGAGCTCGCCCGACGCCAGTTCAGCGCCCTGTCCCAGCACATCGACGGCAAACCGGCGATCTTTTTCGACGGCCCCGGCGGTGCACAGGTTTCACGGGGCGTGCTGGAAAAAATGACCGACTATCTGGGGAAATACAATGCCAACCTGGGCGGCCACTACTTCTCCAGCCGGGTCACCGGCGAGGTGATGGGCCAGGCGCGAGAATCGGTGCGCGCCTTGTTAAATGCGCCTTCGCCCGACAACATCGTCTTCGGCATGAATATGACCACGCTGACCTTTCATCTCAGCCGCATCATCAGCCGCGACTGGCGGGCCGGCGATGAGGTCATCGTCACCGCGCTCGATCACTACGCCAACGTCTCCAGCTGGCAGCAGGCCGCCGCCGACAAAGGGGCCGTGGTGCATCAGATACCGCTGGAGAGCGCCGACTGCGCATTGGACGCCGCGAAAGTGTGTGAGCGCATCAACGCCAACACCCGCCTGGTGGCGGTCAGCTACGCCTCCAACGTCACCGGCAGCATCGTCGATATCAAAACCATCGTCGAAGCCGCGCATCGGGTCGGCGCGCAGGTGTATGTCGACGCCGTGCACTATGCGCCGCACAATCTGATCGACGTACAGGCGTTAGGATGTGACTTCCTGGTGTGCTCCGCCTACAAGTTCTTTGGCCCGCACGTCGGCATGGCCTACCTCGCACCGCAGTGGCTGCAGCGCCTGCGGCCTTACAAGGTC is part of the Serratia marcescens genome and encodes:
- a CDS encoding MoaF C-terminal domain-containing protein; amino-acid sequence: MSAEQSVLNQNAEPDWKNYDDFARGIDTNRLPGTQDWRGKTLQIAFDDGGDITLRFSADRQRVLWAWGGESGEDAYEEVQTSAARYFFNIPLQSPGNECLTLVLNRDSGRALLVRSTLLPEHAVEKGSRLKQSFHVGLIAGVTPGGIAPHLTRELIGYRTLNVYSPNHYYEHFYVNTERYAWQNLRGEQFGHGDMDYATYYKFEEEMFLFTFREKIIPVCSVFFFDFISGRCTGTFLGLDAAGRVLVSPAGAFISKMSYNAYPEGVQPL
- a CDS encoding MFS transporter, which codes for MLIILFFVFGCVFVDRLTISFLFPMIAADLKLSNVHLGTLSAVLALTWALSGAGLGAIADRFNIRKPMLILSILVFSLFSALSGLVSGFAMLLIFRALMGIAEGPVLPIAQSLMVEKSQPQHRGFNMGLIQGAAPGLLGGIIAPPLIIYLAQKWGWSMAFHLTAVPGIILAWLIYRYVNGKKDPAFSAAPAAGKAANKAAYGELFKIKNVALCILISCVFVTWFMIIITFTPNFLVTDRGFGEGTMGGIMSAIGAAWVFWGVAVPAISDRLGRKPTLIFFSLLAVCCPLFLSYVDNPWLLGVLVFLSYTGLGCFTLFMATIPSETVSPARIATALGLVMGIGEVIGGCLAPFIAGLIADRYGLVSVMWLAAAGAVCAGVLSCFLDETAPAVVSRRAVKPASVADV
- a CDS encoding VOC family protein — encoded protein: MTTALTKAGFWRKTADSSSLREPRVLIRVYVGEGEIDRAIAFYEQLHGVTADMRFDFPEHRLVLAAVGPFLILEGAEEQLRPFRSTVGTLLVDDIYPYHQRLLAAGAEIFFGPVEVPTGACFNARLPDGTTVEYVHHRPRADE
- a CDS encoding BCCT family transporter, whose product is MTTKTPPSLDEEPVRLNAPVFFGSAAVILLLGSLVVLFPSASKLWLNAAQSWVADVFGWYYMLLMVACMAFVFWLALSRFGHIRLSQDDEPPQFSYPSWVAMLFSSGIGIALVYYGAYEPLDHFLSPPEGSGGTVQAARQAMALTFLHWGLHGWALYALIATALAYFAYCRGLPLALRSALYPIFGERIHGGVGHLVDSFGILVTVISMVTNLGIGALLVNSGLFYLFDIPQSTGVLLALIVVMMVVATLAAVTGVEKGIAMLSNINVGFLCLLLLFVFLAGPTLNLLNGMLQNLGDYLTSLVSRSFDMYLYGKARQWQGAWTLFYWAWWVAWAPFVGLFIARISKGRTIRELIFGVLLIPLGFTLAWLSIFGNTAISLVLEGGQAILGQVAQSDPPMAVFKLFEYLPYTQLTAGFVVVISFVLFLTPVDSGTLMIANLSCQGGSAHDDAPAWLRVFWAAVTTLVCAGLLYAGSFSAMQTAVVLCGLPFSAVIVLYMVSLRKDLCRYAMKPVLP
- the betI gene encoding transcriptional regulator BetI; the protein is MYRRDIPEQRKEQLINAAFETINVVGLAGVTLSQVAKEAGLSTGIVSHYFGDKEGLLSATMRKILRDLRDAVAECRAQAASDSQSQLFAIIQGNFHPSQTNAVSMRAWLDFWAASMHQPVLRRLQRANDRRLYSNICYQFRRELPLRQARDAARGLAAMIDGLWLRGSLAGDETDLKQDCRIACDYVAQRLNAAQPLG
- a CDS encoding ABCB family ABC transporter ATP-binding protein/permease: MDRSRLLKFLLPYLWPKDNPRLRGYLVVAFVFMVAAKVSTTLVPLAYKAMVDALSGETAKMLAVPLGLIVAYGVARVGGALFEELRNVMFIHVSQNATRLLGVRVFRQLHALSLRFHLERQTGGLSLSIERGTQAVATVLSRLLFSIVPILFELSLVTAIMWHMLNGWFALAILTTVGCYILFTVLAVSWRTRFRRELNKANADANSKSIDSLLNYETVKYFGNEEFEAERFDLSRRLYEYAAIKNQFSFTAINLGQTAIISIGLIVMMAMAAQGITQGTMTVGDFVLVNAYLLQLYQPLNFFGFIYSEVRQALIDMENMFDLLQEKREIVDSPDAQPLRLDRGEVRFDAVSFGYDTRRPILKQVSFTIPAGHTVAVVGASGAGKSTLSRLLFRFYDVQSGAITLDGQDIRQLTQASLRQAIGIVPQDTVLFNDTLRYNIGYGKTGSSDEEIERAARLAHIHDFIVGLPDGYDTRVGERGLKLSGGEKQRVAIARTILKNPAILVFDEATSALDTQTEREIQGHLREVSRNHTTLVIAHRLSTVVDADEIIVLEAGEIVERGGHEALLAANGRYAAMWQTQYSEEQESR